A region of the Centropristis striata isolate RG_2023a ecotype Rhode Island chromosome 20, C.striata_1.0, whole genome shotgun sequence genome:
cgtgctccggcgctttcttGGACTCCAGAGGGAGTCCCCAGAGTACCTTGAGAGGATTTAAGGAATTCCACATAATCTGAGTGGTTAATCTACTagtattctttttttcatcactgAGTGCAtagtagtggtcgaccgatatgggttttttaaggccgataccgattattttgacatcagtcttaaccgatccccgatatgtgctgccgatttttttgggccgaatCATGAAgctgatattgccttttctccctccatttacataataaaaatgacacaatgataacaaatgttacacaagtctcaatttaaacaaaaaaagaaacatttattaacaaaacaaacaaaacatattaacagtttgatagcaaacaatgtgtatgttgttataggcctcgaggtggtggcgcctcagatgagtccacatatttgatgtgtttcttTTCATATAAAGTTATAATGTCTCGAATAATATGTATATCAGCCTTGATAGTATGTATCAGTCTGGCTATGTGACATACAAAATTTCCTGGCGGTGTCTTACattgtaatgttttttattatcttttccaAGTTTGCAAAAGCTGCATCGTGAAGCACTTTTTCTACAGCAACAGGTGTCCCACATGCAGCATTGTAGTCCACCAGACACAACCGCTTTACAACATCAGGTATGTTCAGTTTAGACGTATTAGCTGGTTTAACCATCTTTTATGAACCTCATTAATTAATATATGGTTGttgaaaagtaattttaattGTGGGGGGTAAACATGACATACTTTTTCTGAAACTTGGAATGTAACTTTGGaaattcccagaattttgcaaccctagttaGTATATTGTAAAAGACCCTTAAGATTCTTAGGATTGGTAAACTGCTATCACTCAGCTCTGTGACGAAGCAGTCAGTGTTCAGGTTTAAACGCTTTTCCTCTGTTTTCCTGCAGGCCTGACAGACAGCTGCAAGATATTGTTTACAAAATGGTTCCTTACCTAGAGGAGTGTAAGTTCATATACAGTCTGTCATGTTTAGTTTAACATAATTCATGCACATTATCTGTTTGAATTCTAATGTGAagtatttctttttgtgtttgttttgtactCCAGTGGAAAGAGAACAAATGACTAACTTCTACAAAGAGAGAGGGATGCAGGTGCCAAAACCAGGTAATAGTTTAGCCATAAaacttaaagtaaaaaacacttaacaaaaaaaaaaaaacaacaaacatggaGTTTCTTAGAGACCTGAATGATGCTGCTAGGAGGGAAAGAAATGACTGGATCATCCCACAACAttcagttttcctttttttatatccaGAATGTGTTCAGGATTTTaacttgtgttttcattttgcatttaaataagtattAAGGAACTCAAGGCCCCAAAAATGCAGACTTTCAGCAAAACATTATCAAAAACTTAAGAGTTTGTCCCTGAGGAATTCTGTGTTTTCTCCTTTTTGCTTTGCAGTGGTCGTTTCCCCTCCAGGTCCTGTTGTGTTACGAAGGCAGAAAAAAGATCCTACTccccagtctgtgttcaccatTCCTCCTGAGCTCGATGTCTCTCTGCTGCTCGAGTTTGTTGGGTAAGGATTTGATGCTAATGCTGAGTAGTTCTTTGTCCAGCATTATTTACAACTTATATTGGTTATAAAAGGAactcggtaacactttctatgaagactacatctatagtgcattatgagcgcattcatagtgaattataatactcattataatcaatcataatgcattatgactgcactcataaacacatataaagcttcatgatgcactatatcaagagttataaatatagcttataatgacttataaatccaagtgtcttatgagtgctcttgactggttataaactacaggctgactgatgaggcttataatacattacaactactcatacccctctatacacacacctcaacaatcaattgttataaggactcataggatgccataagtataaataaatgatcaatgtatgctttaagtaaagtgaggttcataaagacgcatctataatgcagtatagctaatcatgatgtttcattgttggcgttaagtaaagtgtaacacattttcatgcattatagatccagtcaagagcactcataagacaattggatttataagtcattataagctatatttataactgttgatatagtgcatcatgaagctttatatgtgtttatgaatgcagtcataatgcattatgattgattataatgagcattataattcactatgaatgcgctcataatgcactatagatgtagtcttcatagaaagtgttaccaggAACTCTTATATACAGATATCAGTGAAAGgccataaagaaagaaaatctagTTTGTAATTGTCAATCCCTCTTAATTAATTGAGACTAACGGTTTCTCATTTGCTCAACATATCAGGGCATTTTCATCTCATTAGTTAGATACTAAGACATATAATACTTTTATAGTTAATTACACGCTTATTGTGAGGTAGATAGGGAGAATGTTCAGTCTCTGTTGGGTTCAGGAAGTCAAACAGCACAGCATTTGTCTTCTTTTCTGTTCTTATTTCTCAGCATGATGTTGAAAAGAACATTGCTCTCTTTGAAAGGAGAACAGCCAACAGGttctattttttgtctgtttcctAGTAACAGTATTCTAACCAAGTGTAACCAACACATATTTCCACAACATTGGACTTATCAAAGCTGCTGCAAGCAAAGATGTAACTTATAACAATAACGATGGCTCTGCTTCCAGTAAACCACGTCAGTGAATCAGCATGCACAAAACCAGGATCCTGCCACATGAAGCCCTAATGTTTTAATCCTATCTGCATTTCCAGCTGTGACATGTTTtggaaaaaagaggaaaaaagggcCTAGTGCCAGCCAGGCCTGTTGTGTATTCTATATCCCATTtagaaacaaaactacaaactCACAAGATGAGTGTAAAGTAGCAGAACCTTCACAGCCAGGGTGAAACAAAAAACCTACAGGTTAATTGCTGTTGATTTATCTTGTGTCCCATGTTCAAATCATTCTCCAATTAGTAATTATAGCTACCACTGCTGTACTCTAACCTCTCATTGCCAGAGACAATAAAAAGAAGAGGTAACAAGCTCTAGCTCAGATGATAGGGGCTTTGCTTTTGCtctgtagaaataaatataaagtttatGGTGTGTTCTGCTTTTTGATCAAATTGGAACCCAGTttgtattaacccattgaagcctggaaagcagatacattgttttgtagtatttgtataagctctcaaatacttcttgaatttaatttctatctgctacagaggctgaaaaatctattatttagtaggaagagttgacacttctgttgaatttacagaaaaacttcaggttttataggcttattttaaaatcgcccagaggttttacaggcgttttaggcgtcaatgggttaataaatgCAATGACCCTGCAGTTACCTAGACCTGCCACTAGATGGTTCCATTTTCTTTAATTGACTGCTTACTTTGGACCACAAAGTTGTCCTTTCTGTAAATTCACTCTTGACTGTTTCATTTTTAGGGCTGAGGAGGGCATCAATGACTACAAGGTAACATCCTTAAATATTTATAACTggtattataaatattatcagATTATAATTGTGTACTGTAACAGAAACTATAAAGACAAGATTAAGTAAGGTTGTACTAAATGCTGCTGATCCATTAGAACATACCAATgctctgcactttatatatttatataattacagtattgatttaatgcatacaatggcactaagttgatggtacagtgaatgaatgacatgaatatactaagtgctgagagaatgagaatgtatcttttctattgactatttattgagatgagatgataagaatgtatcttgttatttactatttattatgcattgtgcattgaatttcgaggtatttctgtgcaatgacaaataaaaatctaatctaatctaatctaataccTGATCAAGCCATCCTGGCCTGTTAGATATACAGGAATGATTTTGTCTCATtgcattattcattcattttaaaaggcATATGTCCAATTCAATACTGTGTTCCCTTTAGTTTTTGATGATTAATTCAGTATACTCCACCTGTCCCGGTTTAGCCATTAGAGAGGCGGTACGTTCGCGTGTCAGGCGAGGCCACCATCCGCCACGTGGAGCTCTTCATCAGGAGGAAGATGGAGCTGAGCTCAACCTGTCAGGTGAGTCCGTCAGGCTTACAGCTAATGAGTTCACAAAGTGACATGACCACTGTCTTGATCCTGATTGTTGCTTTAGACAGACTTGGAAGCAGGACAGCAGAGGACGTCTGCTGCATAATGTAGGCATGCTCAGTGAACAGTTGGGTGAAATGTCAGATATGGCCCTGTTTTATTTCCTGGTGTTGGTGAATATCAACTCTACAGAAGATTATCAATTTAATGAATTTGCTACCAGGATTGGTACAACCTGGCTATTTCAATCCAAAGGGGCATGTCAGGGTGTGCTGTATGTGACCGTTGTCTAGTGTATAACTGCTGCATGACATAACTAGTGTATAACTGCTACATGATATAACTagtgtgtgctgcatgtaaatgtgtttgttgttttacaaTAGATTCAACAATTTGTAATAGTTATAGAATTACAGgttacatacatatatgcataaaaGATGATTGTAAGCAGGTCATAATACATTGCATGGGATCAGCAGTGTTATGTATAAGTCGCATGTCTTAAGTGATGGTGTCTTTTCATCCCTACTAGTCAGGCGCCTTATTTTGTGTAATTGGAAATCGGTAAGGCCTCCCACGCACAGGCGCTGGGTTGGGGATGTAATGGCGCATTTGAAACTTGAGAAGTTAAAACACTCAATCAGGGGATcaacccagaggttttacaatgTTTGGCAGCCATTTTTGAATTACTTCAATTTGGAATTCCCGGCTAGGGACACTGAGACTACTACTTAATTGACTCACAATCTCTGTAATGGGTTAGAATTTGTActctttacttttattatttatttatttttgttttgttattgttgtttttattattgttattattatcattataatacattttcttttttatacgtatatgtttatgttattgttatggctttattttccatatatttgTGACTGCTGTTTGCGGTCTTGTTGATTGTGTTGTATgtgttttcagcataaaaagccaataaaaatatttgaataagtTAAGTGATGGTGTGAGATAGGGTCCTGTTAAAGTAAGAATAGCAGACAACACTCAAGTTTCCTTGTTTGCCAAGAAAGTGTAGCAGTACTGGACAAGCTGCAGGTCAactttgtaatttaaaaagaaatataaaatgcacAACTGTGTTAAAGAGAGAGGTGCAGCTTGCGtatgcacagaaaaaaaagatgattatttgatgtAAATCTGCAGTTTATCAGTGAAATGTATGAACTACACTGTAGACTGTATGCAATGAGGACTGAACATGTTTCGCCTGGGGAGAGGAAACCACCGTGTGCACCAGCAGAGCCCAACATAGAACGGTCAAAACTCAGCAGGGTGCCTTCATCTAAAGGATAACAGACACTCCTGAAAAACAGCCTTAATCTGATTATAATTACATAATTAGTCCAATGATAACACGTCTGTCTCAGGGTAGACATGCTGTAAAAGACGGCTCATATTAGTGTTACAATCAGAAGCGTTGTCCTTTCCTCAGAGGGACAGACGGACAGAAGTCTTTAAGTGTGGTCAGTTTGGCAGAGTATTCAGGTGTtggtgtattttgtgtttagtAACACGTGGATGAGGATTAGCAGCTTATGCTGATTTCCTGGCCTTGGGGAAGCACCCTGGGCTGTCTGGACAAACTTGGAGAGGACACAGAAAGACTGTTGAAAGGTCACCCTCCATTGACACAAGGGTCACAACAGTTCAAGtggtacatacatacataatctgaGAGCTTGGAACATGATTCATTTGAGATGCAGTTCAGCACTGTGTGTAAAGTTGCTCTAGTCATGAATCTGtaataaacattgtgttttggttttggCACCTATTCACATTTGAGAGTGTATAAGGACTTAGAACATTCTGCTGGGAGCATATGAGGACTGCTCACGTGTCTCTCATACTTGCAGTAATTTGGGGTGTATACCATTTGTTAAGTTTGGTAcaaatggtgtttttctgcaaTTGGATGGCGAAaacttctgttctggaaactgctgagaaatgTCTTTAATAGTTTAGTATATCTAggaaagccatccatcctctgaatgctctaggtcatTCAATGATGAATGAACGTTAATGCGGTTATCTGTGGGATTTAAACAGCCGTCTATGCAGAAAACTATTCACTAAACGGGACAAAAATAGGCTTGATGTGtaaaaaatgtgactttagGTTGTCTAgttcagctgttctcaaccttgttTGGGGTCGCGAgttgatttctgggggtcgccaaatcattttagaagtcagctctgtctccactgtgttaaagtgttcatgtgttaatgtgtttgtctttttggtcatttaatgtctttttttcagtcatttcgtgtcttttttggttattttgtgtcttttatggtcattttgtgtctttttttggtcattttgtgtcttttatggtcattttgtgtctttttttgatcattttgtggtcaatttctttcttttttggtcattttgtttcctttttttggtcattttgtttcttttttgggtcattttgtgcttcattatttgtccaaaattcatcctatcaactgagtttgtatgatctgaactgtgagattctgttcagtgagtgggggtcacggacaacatgcatgttagattgggggtcgcgactcaaaaaggttgagaactactggtctagttTGATATGATCTTGAAGAAAGTAATGCTGGTTAAGCTCGTCGACAGCCCTGCAGGACTGACCTGAATGCCTTGAAACTCACACAGGGATCTCTCGAGGCCTCATAGGACTTGTGGTCTGGTCCATCTGTCTGATTGAATCTgtgttgtctttgtgtgttgcCTGCAGGTGGATGTGGTTTGTGGAGATCACCTCCTAGATCACTACCAGTCACTCAAAGACATACAGAGCTCTGTGGGCGAAGAAGCACTACAGGTAAGctccacaaaacacacaataatggaCTTTTTGGGAAAGGCCATGAATACTTTTGAATAatcattttggtgtttccatttttttttataggacGGTCTGTTGGTGCTGCACTTTGGACTGGTCTTGCCCTCCCAGTCCTGAGCAAAAGAGGTGGCTCTTGTTAATTCCAGAGGGGACAAACTACAACTTTGGACTTTGTTTTTTGCTTCTACATTGGCATTACAAGTACTCTACaactattgtgttttttgttgttgggtCGGTCACAATCTCCAACTTGAATGTAATAACAAAGTTTAGCAGGTGGCTCAAAGTCCGAGTCCTCTACCCATGGACTTTTTCATCAAAATGTGAACTTCTTCTGTTCTCTTCTGTTTACACTGTAGCATCAAATTTAAATCTTTGATCTTGTATTCAGGACCACCGATGTATCCATTAACTGGATACAGGTGACATACATTGATTTACTGAAGTGACagcatgtaaaattaatttcacCTGATGAATGGAAACTACAAATTCCTATTCCTGCTGCcaaggtgtctttttttgttcattgtgcttctaatgcacaagaaTGTAACTGCTGCTGTAGCTAAAACTGGACTGAACCACTGTCGGTGGGTCTGAAACTTTTTAACAATGTCTGGAAAGACAATCCAGTGTCTGAAAAAACAACTGTAGTTTACTTATTGTTTGGGAAACCAGGGACCTTAATTCTTTCTATTTATGATCTCAAGGGCTGAGTGGATTTCTGTGGAAGCACATATTAcaatattatatgaaataagAATTCCTTTAAgacaatatgataaaaaaaacattctcaaaACATACTTACTCCTTATTTTGAGAATGTTTCTcggtatatatatttttccatcatATTGGCAGAAGCAATTCCCATAAAAACTCTGATATTTGATTTCAAGGATGTGAAACAATATGACTACCACTACcaaaggtttgtgtgtgtgtttatatggaGTTtagctctcctctctctgtgtatAGGTTTCTTCTtgttgatttacatttttaatttaagagcttttGTATGCATCGCCTGCTGATATAAATCGGTGGGTTTGTCTTAATTGAACCTTTTTCTCAGTACAATGTAACAGAGCACAAAAGCAGCTATTTAAAGGGAGTTTGTATAGTCTTTGATGGGGtttgttaaaaatacatttcttacTTGCTTTTGTCAGAGtaataaataactaaacaacTGAGCAATGTTTCTCTGTTCATTGATGTTTAATGTTCCAGTATTCAGCCTTATTCcttaaatatacactaccggtcaaaagttttagaacacaccaacttttccagaatttaattgaaaatgatgcagtttaatgtctcagtgtactctgaaattaatgcacatttgcaacatttaaaattctttattgagcatgatagtgttttgaaagtaaaaaaaagattcaaaatcacatatgttggactaaaggactaacaaaagacacaaaatgacaaaaaagacacaaaatgaccgaaaaaagacaccaaaagacacaaaatgactaaaaaaagacacaaaatgaccaaaaaaagacatgaaaagaattcaaaaatggacaaaatagcccaagactccatagagttaagttgttaacccatttcttgttccctgaaaaaggcctacttgtataattctgaaatgtacattatttttcagttttggttaagcttacctttttttatttacctctggcagttcaccacttacctttgtaccctttcaagctgttcatttgacttgaactgcttgaatttcaataaaaaactggaaaaattggggtgttctaaaacttttgaccggtagtgtatataataCCAGCAACCATAGACCTGAATAACCTTTCCATAAATGCTTAACTGTGACTAGTTTGTTCCTGGTTGAAAAATATTACCAATATCAATGTGTTAGCAACCTGCTCAAAGTGCTGCAAATTCTAGAAATGTGACACAAAAGTCAGGAAAATAAGCAATCTTTATATGGAAACCCTCCTGTATGTGTGAATGCACTAATTTGCATATGGAAGCAGCAGAAAGTTGGtcagtcatatttattttattcagtgcaatgaattattttccaGTAGTCGTATACATTCACACTGCAGCCAGGTGAGCTGATCTGTACTAACAGTTGGACtacataattatttttcacaGCTAATGCATTATGACATGGTGATAAACAATGATGGCTATCTGTTCTGCCACTACCGGGTTTTCTAACACAGAGCACTGTATCTATCTGATTATGTTAGCAACAGAACACAATGCAAAACACCATTATCCTCCAGACATCCAAAAGCGCCTCTCTgaagttaaaggaacactccaccgttttttcatattaaaacatgttattcggtca
Encoded here:
- the pcgf6 gene encoding polycomb group RING finger protein 6, whose translation is MSPPLTTNYRRSHEGSQFISDSDSEEVEPKLPLNQFYPYIRCALCCGFLIDATTITECLHTFCKSCIVKHFFYSNRCPTCSIVVHQTQPLYNIRPDRQLQDIVYKMVPYLEELEREQMTNFYKERGMQVPKPVVVSPPGPVVLRRQKKDPTPQSVFTIPPELDVSLLLEFVGAEEGINDYKPLERRYVRVSGEATIRHVELFIRRKMELSSTCQVDVVCGDHLLDHYQSLKDIQSSVGEEALQDGLLVLHFGLVLPSQS